In Azotosporobacter soli, the genomic stretch ATGCATTTTATGAATGGATGGTGAGATTGTGAAGATTACACGACAGGATGTTGAAAATGTGGCGCTGCTTTCGCGGCTGGAGTTTTCCGACGCCGAACTGGACCGCTTTACCGGCCAGATGGATGCCATTTTGGAATATGCGCAGGTCTTGAACCAAGTCGACGTCGAAGGCGTCGAACCGACGGCGCATGTGCTGCCGTTGAAAAACGTAATGCGCAAAGACGAATGCAAACCGTCGCTATCGCGCGAACTGGCGCTCAGCAACGCGCCGGAGCAGGAAGACGGCTATTTCAAAGTTCCGAAGATCATCGAAGGGTAAGGAGGTCAGAATATGGATTTGCATCAGCAAACAATCGAAGCGTTGCATGCAGCGCTCAGCAATAAACAAATTTCAGCCGAAGAATTGACGCAGGATGTGCTCAAACGCATCGACGCGGTCGAAGCGTCGGTCAAAGCCTATCTGACGCTGACGCCGGAAATCGCGCTGGAACAGGCGCGTGCGGTCGATGCGAAGATCAAACGTGGCGATGCGATTTCGCCGTTGGCCGGCATTCCTGGCGCAATCAAAGACAACATTTGTACCAAAGGAACGCGCACATCCTGCGCGTCGAAAATACTCGACAAGTTCGTTCCGCCGTATGATGCGACCGTTATCGAAAAACTGGCCGCACAGGATGCGGTAATGGTCGGCAAGGCCAACATGGACGAATTTGCGATGGGCGGTTCGACCGAGAATTCCGGCTATCATCCGACGCATAACCCTTGGGATCTGGCTGCGGTTCCGGGCGGTTCGAGCGGCGGCTCGGCTGCGGCGGTTGCCGCCGGCGAAGCAGTCTGGGCGCTCGGCTCGGATACTGGCGGATCGATCCGCCAGCCGGCCGCGTATTGCGGCACCGTCGGCTTGAAACCGACATACGGCCGTGTGTCGCGCTACGGTCTGGTGGCCTATGCGTCGTCGCTCGATCAAATCGGTCCGATCACGCGCACCGTTACCGACAGCGCGCTGGTGATGAATGCAATCTGCGGCTACGATGCGAAAGACTCGACGTCGATTGCGGCGGACTGCCCCGATTACACTAAAGCGCTGACGCGCGACATCAAAGGCCTGAAAATCGGTCTGCCGAAAGAATACTTCGTCAGCGGCATGGACGCTGACGTCGAAAAGGCGATCTATCAGGCGATCGATCAATTGGTTGCGCTGGGCGCCGAATATAAGGAAGTCTCGATG encodes the following:
- the gatA gene encoding Asp-tRNA(Asn)/Glu-tRNA(Gln) amidotransferase subunit GatA, encoding MDLHQQTIEALHAALSNKQISAEELTQDVLKRIDAVEASVKAYLTLTPEIALEQARAVDAKIKRGDAISPLAGIPGAIKDNICTKGTRTSCASKILDKFVPPYDATVIEKLAAQDAVMVGKANMDEFAMGGSTENSGYHPTHNPWDLAAVPGGSSGGSAAAVAAGEAVWALGSDTGGSIRQPAAYCGTVGLKPTYGRVSRYGLVAYASSLDQIGPITRTVTDSALVMNAICGYDAKDSTSIAADCPDYTKALTRDIKGLKIGLPKEYFVSGMDADVEKAIYQAIDQLVALGAEYKEVSMPHTQYALSAYYMIAPAEASSNLARYDGVSYGYRGEGNDIVSMYKTTRSEAFGDEVKRRIMLGTYALSSGYYDAYYLRALKVRSLVKRDFDRAFADVDVLVTPTAPTTAFKLGEKSSDPLAMYLQDVCTIPVNLAGVPAISLPCGFAGGMPVGMQIIGKPLGEETILRAAYAYEQEHDFAARRAPLGEGK
- the gatC gene encoding Asp-tRNA(Asn)/Glu-tRNA(Gln) amidotransferase subunit GatC; this translates as MKITRQDVENVALLSRLEFSDAELDRFTGQMDAILEYAQVLNQVDVEGVEPTAHVLPLKNVMRKDECKPSLSRELALSNAPEQEDGYFKVPKIIEG